The Croceicoccus marinus genome contains a region encoding:
- a CDS encoding NAD(P) transhydrogenase subunit alpha has translation MDFIAILSIFVLACFVGYYVVWSVTPALHTPLMAVTNAISSVIIVGALIAAAEAGSETAKWLGLLGVVLASVNIFGGFAVTERMLAMYKKKEPAKKQLGAPRKAEGGEA, from the coding sequence ATGGACTTTATCGCGATCCTGTCGATCTTCGTGCTGGCGTGCTTCGTCGGCTATTACGTGGTGTGGTCGGTGACGCCCGCGCTGCACACGCCGCTGATGGCGGTGACGAATGCGATCTCGTCGGTCATCATCGTCGGCGCGCTGATCGCCGCCGCCGAAGCGGGCAGCGAAACGGCCAAGTGGCTGGGGCTGCTGGGCGTCGTGCTGGCCAGCGTCAACATCTTCGGCGGCTTCGCGGTCACCGAACGCATGCTGGCGATGTACAAGAAGAAAGAACCCGCCAAGAAACAATTGGGCGCGCCTAGGAAGGCCGAAGGGGGTGAGGCATGA
- a CDS encoding YadA-like family protein: MTQFDQARRAGMLVGTAIAAFTVLALPQSAMAEECVMEDAGTSTQSTQGASSANATATACGTEATASSSNSTAVGYQAKASLNSATVATGFTDGAVAFGARAVSVGYDTIALGNDARVGTVDSTDGTNTTYGFADFSTAVGADSRISAAFGTAIGKVATVSAQGGSAIGAYASASGVNGIAFGTDADLNDGSRMGASASGANSIAIGTNAASAGSASTAMGQGASAMSDNSVALGSGSSVQSGAGYAMALGSRSTASAAFSSAVGYSASSSGARSTAVGSLAMSSGADSTAVGRGAISSGGRSSAFGFKAVTPGSFAVALGTEASASGTSATAVGGSASAAFANSTAIGYQAQTTDVNQVTVGGTGSSVRVGDIDASTSAQEGQLYSVTVDNDGTLGKGSALATGQQVASLASNMQAIAAVTDAQFSALQADVDTLSFQLDDLDESTRGGIASAMALGGQMIVPDSTISVSGNVSTYRGEQGFAGTVAARVAPRIYVSGGLAGSTAKNSTGGRVGVALGF, encoded by the coding sequence ATGACACAATTCGATCAGGCACGCCGTGCCGGCATGCTTGTTGGCACCGCTATCGCGGCATTCACCGTCCTCGCCCTCCCCCAGAGCGCCATGGCCGAGGAATGCGTCATGGAGGACGCGGGCACCTCGACCCAAAGCACGCAGGGGGCAAGCAGCGCGAATGCAACCGCCACCGCCTGCGGGACCGAGGCGACGGCCAGCAGCAGCAACAGCACCGCAGTCGGCTATCAGGCAAAGGCCTCGCTCAATAGCGCGACCGTGGCCACGGGTTTCACCGATGGTGCAGTGGCTTTTGGCGCGCGCGCGGTGTCGGTCGGCTATGACACGATCGCGCTGGGCAACGATGCCCGCGTCGGCACGGTCGATTCCACCGACGGCACGAACACCACCTATGGCTTTGCCGATTTCAGCACCGCGGTCGGCGCGGATTCGCGCATCAGCGCCGCGTTCGGCACCGCAATCGGCAAGGTCGCGACCGTTTCGGCGCAGGGCGGCAGCGCGATCGGCGCCTATGCCAGCGCATCTGGCGTGAACGGCATCGCATTCGGCACCGACGCCGATCTGAACGACGGCAGCCGCATGGGCGCCAGCGCATCGGGCGCCAATTCGATCGCGATCGGCACCAATGCCGCATCGGCCGGAAGCGCTTCGACGGCGATGGGCCAGGGCGCATCTGCCATGTCCGACAATTCCGTCGCGCTGGGCAGCGGCTCGTCAGTCCAGTCGGGTGCGGGATATGCGATGGCGCTGGGCTCGCGCTCGACCGCCAGCGCCGCGTTTTCCAGCGCGGTCGGCTATTCGGCATCGTCCAGCGGCGCGCGCTCGACGGCGGTCGGCAGCCTTGCGATGTCGAGCGGCGCCGATTCCACCGCGGTCGGCCGCGGCGCGATCTCGTCGGGCGGGCGGTCCAGCGCGTTCGGCTTCAAGGCGGTCACGCCCGGATCGTTCGCAGTGGCGCTGGGGACCGAGGCTTCGGCCAGCGGCACCTCGGCCACCGCGGTCGGCGGGTCGGCCAGCGCGGCCTTCGCCAATTCGACCGCCATCGGCTATCAGGCGCAGACGACCGACGTTAACCAGGTCACTGTCGGCGGCACGGGCTCCTCGGTCCGGGTGGGCGACATCGACGCCTCGACCTCGGCGCAGGAAGGGCAGCTTTATTCCGTGACAGTCGATAATGACGGCACGCTGGGCAAGGGCAGCGCGCTCGCCACCGGCCAGCAGGTCGCCTCGCTCGCCAGCAACATGCAGGCGATCGCGGCGGTCACCGATGCGCAGTTCTCGGCGCTGCAGGCGGATGTCGACACGCTGTCGTTCCAGCTCGACGACCTCGACGAAAGCACGCGCGGCGGCATTGCCTCCGCGATGGCGCTGGGCGGGCAGATGATCGTGCCCGACAGCACGATCTCGGTCTCGGGCAATGTCTCGACCTATCGCGGAGAGCAGGGCTTTGCCGGTACCGTCGCCGCGCGGGTCGCGCCCCGCATCTACGTGTCGGGCGGCCTTGCGGGTTCGACCGCGAAAAACTCGACCGGCGGACGCGTGGGCGTCGCGCTGGGCTTCTGA
- a CDS encoding sodium:solute symporter family protein, giving the protein MTERTIFLDPTLGWILLAAFSVLWVGLGIYWGRRNKSFEDHALAGRNVGLALGSATAAATWITSNTTMLAPQFALELGVWGMIAYSTASLGLMLFAPLAVRIRALMPHGYTSGDFFRLRYGRATWAVFLVFTLFYSLTWLVSMAMAGGILLEALAGIDYVWGMTVILGVCVLYTMRGGLGAVIGTDFIQTLIILIGIVITGFAVLGQVSVGEIHAELSANKPALLDVLFPAAIMAIFNNLLFGLGEVFHNNVWWSRAFAFREGLGGKAFFIGGLVWLPIPVAAGFIALASGALGVAVPSADMVGPLVIAQVLGTAGAIGIFIIVFCSLASSIDSLLAATSDLVTEDIWRRLLRPNASPAALKSAAQWITLALGVLTWALCAPRIGTLASVLFFAGPLVGAMIFPIITGLYWRSANTAGALGAMLLGAGAGLVCYFTIGWFVATTIATAVSMAWMLAACMLNRNRFDWARLKEDS; this is encoded by the coding sequence ATGACTGAGCGCACGATCTTCCTCGACCCAACTTTGGGCTGGATCCTTTTGGCCGCGTTCAGCGTGCTGTGGGTCGGGCTTGGCATCTATTGGGGCCGCCGCAACAAGAGCTTCGAGGATCACGCGCTGGCGGGCCGCAATGTCGGGCTGGCGCTGGGTTCGGCGACGGCGGCGGCAACGTGGATCACGTCGAACACCACCATGCTCGCCCCGCAATTCGCGCTGGAGCTTGGGGTGTGGGGCATGATCGCCTATTCCACCGCCTCGCTGGGGCTGATGCTGTTCGCGCCGCTGGCGGTGCGGATCCGCGCCCTGATGCCGCATGGCTATACCAGCGGCGATTTCTTCCGCCTGCGATACGGGCGCGCGACCTGGGCGGTGTTCCTGGTCTTCACCCTGTTCTATTCGCTGACATGGCTGGTCAGCATGGCAATGGCGGGCGGCATATTGCTGGAGGCGCTGGCGGGCATCGATTACGTCTGGGGGATGACGGTCATCCTCGGCGTCTGCGTGCTCTATACGATGCGCGGCGGGCTGGGGGCGGTGATCGGCACCGATTTCATCCAGACGCTGATCATCCTCATCGGCATCGTCATCACCGGATTCGCGGTGCTCGGCCAGGTGTCGGTGGGCGAAATCCACGCCGAACTGTCCGCGAACAAGCCCGCGCTGCTCGACGTATTGTTCCCCGCCGCGATCATGGCGATCTTCAACAACCTGCTGTTCGGCCTGGGCGAGGTGTTTCACAACAATGTCTGGTGGAGCCGCGCCTTTGCGTTCCGCGAAGGCCTGGGCGGCAAGGCGTTCTTCATCGGCGGGCTGGTGTGGCTGCCGATCCCCGTGGCGGCGGGCTTCATCGCGCTGGCGTCGGGCGCGCTGGGCGTCGCGGTGCCCAGCGCGGACATGGTCGGACCGCTGGTGATCGCGCAGGTGCTGGGCACGGCGGGGGCCATCGGCATCTTCATCATCGTGTTCTGCTCGCTCGCCTCCAGCATCGACAGCCTGCTCGCCGCGACCAGCGATCTTGTGACCGAGGATATCTGGCGCCGCCTGCTGCGCCCAAATGCATCGCCCGCGGCCCTGAAATCGGCGGCGCAGTGGATCACACTGGCGCTGGGCGTCCTGACATGGGCGCTATGCGCGCCGCGCATCGGGACGCTCGCCAGCGTGCTGTTCTTCGCCGGACCGCTGGTTGGGGCGATGATCTTCCCGATCATCACCGGCCTATACTGGCGCAGCGCCAATACGGCGGGCGCGCTGGGCGCGATGCTGCTGGGCGCGGGCGCGGGGCTGGTCTGCTATTTCACCATCGGCTGGTTCGTCGCCACCACCATCGCGACCGCGGTGTCCATGGCCTGGATGCTGGCGGCGTGCATGCTGAACAGGAACCGGTTCGACTGGGCGCGGTTGAAGGAGGACTCATGA
- a CDS encoding NAD(P)(+) transhydrogenase (Re/Si-specific) subunit beta, whose amino-acid sequence MSMLNLLAVGASDTGVNPWVALAYLVAGVCFILALRGLSSPATSRAGNRYGMIGMTIAVVTTLITHDIASLPEIGIAIAIGGTIGFVIARKIAMTAMPQLVAAFHSLVGLAAVLVAGAAYANPGAFGILVSHIDPTGLETLVISPVSRIEMALGAAIGAITFSGSVIAFLKLNGNMSGAPIMLPMRHVINLGTLVAIIVLTALFAMTDPAPEWMFGTILVLAFVIGFLLIIPIGGADMPVVVSMLNSYSGWAAAAMGFTLHNTAMIITGALVGASGAILSYIMCRAMNRSFISVIAGGFGAEDTGGGDGAVKIDRPWKRGSAEDAAFMMSQAEQVIIIPGYGMAVAQAQHVLREMGDLLKEKGVTVKYAIHPVAGRMPGHMNVLLAEANVPYDEVFELEDINGEFAQTDVAFVIGANDVVNPAAKTDKSSPIFGMPVFDVGKAKQVFFIKRSMGGVGYAGVDNDVFYMDQTMMLLSDAKKMVEEINKSLVD is encoded by the coding sequence ATGAGCATGCTGAACCTTCTGGCCGTCGGTGCGAGTGATACCGGTGTGAATCCGTGGGTCGCGCTGGCCTATCTGGTCGCTGGCGTGTGCTTCATCCTGGCACTGCGCGGACTGTCGAGCCCCGCCACCAGCCGGGCGGGCAACCGCTATGGCATGATCGGCATGACCATCGCGGTGGTGACGACGCTGATCACCCACGACATCGCCAGCCTGCCCGAAATCGGCATCGCCATCGCCATCGGCGGTACGATCGGCTTCGTGATCGCGCGCAAGATCGCGATGACCGCGATGCCGCAGCTGGTCGCCGCATTCCACTCGCTAGTCGGGCTTGCCGCCGTGCTGGTCGCGGGCGCGGCCTATGCCAATCCGGGCGCGTTCGGCATCCTGGTCTCGCATATCGACCCGACCGGCCTGGAAACCCTGGTCATCAGCCCGGTCAGCCGGATCGAGATGGCGCTGGGCGCGGCGATCGGCGCGATCACCTTTTCGGGTTCGGTCATCGCCTTCCTGAAGCTGAACGGGAACATGAGCGGAGCGCCGATCATGCTGCCGATGCGGCATGTCATCAACTTGGGCACGCTGGTCGCGATCATCGTGCTGACCGCGCTGTTCGCGATGACCGACCCGGCGCCCGAATGGATGTTCGGGACCATCTTGGTGCTGGCCTTCGTCATCGGTTTCCTGCTGATCATCCCGATCGGCGGGGCGGACATGCCGGTGGTCGTCTCGATGCTCAACAGCTATTCGGGCTGGGCCGCGGCGGCCATGGGTTTCACCCTGCACAACACCGCGATGATCATCACCGGCGCGCTGGTCGGCGCATCGGGCGCGATCCTGTCCTACATCATGTGCCGGGCGATGAACCGCAGCTTCATCAGCGTGATCGCGGGCGGCTTTGGCGCCGAGGACACCGGCGGCGGCGACGGCGCGGTCAAGATCGACCGTCCGTGGAAGCGCGGCAGCGCCGAGGACGCGGCCTTCATGATGAGCCAGGCCGAACAGGTCATCATCATTCCCGGCTACGGCATGGCGGTCGCACAGGCGCAGCACGTTCTGCGCGAGATGGGCGATCTGCTGAAGGAGAAGGGCGTCACGGTCAAATACGCCATTCACCCGGTCGCGGGCCGCATGCCCGGCCACATGAACGTCCTGCTGGCCGAAGCCAACGTGCCCTATGACGAGGTGTTCGAGCTGGAGGACATCAACGGCGAGTTCGCGCAGACCGACGTCGCCTTCGTCATCGGCGCGAACGACGTGGTCAATCCGGCGGCCAAGACCGACAAGTCCAGCCCCATCTTCGGCATGCCCGTGTTCGACGTGGGCAAGGCAAAGCAGGTGTTCTTCATCAAGCGTTCGATGGGGGGCGTCGGCTATGCCGGTGTCGACAATGACGTGTTCTACATGGACCAGACGATGATGCTGCTGTCCGACGCCAAGAAGATGGTCGAGGAAATCAACAAGTCGCTGGTCGATTGA
- a CDS encoding NAD(P) transhydrogenase subunit alpha, with amino-acid sequence MDNAGPVIAALKERAEGESRVAMSPETAKKLIGLGATVRVESGAGIAAAITDEAYREAGAEVGDLTATIANADWVFGVQAPDVALLSGAKPGAKVAAVFDPFRDRTRTDAYAAAGYEALAMELMPRITRAQSMDVLSSQSNLSGYKAVIASANIYGRAFPMMMTAAGTVQAARVFVMGVGVAGLQAIATAKRLGAQVSATDVRSATKEQIKSLGAKPIFVEKVEGIEGEGSGGYATEMSDEYKAAQAELVSSHIAKQDIVITTALIPGRAAPRLVTDTQIATMKPGSVVFDLAVAQGGNVEGSIPDQTVEKHGVKIVGFSNTPAHLAADASALFARNLFNFVSAFWDKDAGGPVLDEEIGTAIRLTQGGKIVHERLSG; translated from the coding sequence ATGGACAATGCTGGACCCGTCATCGCCGCGCTGAAAGAGCGTGCCGAGGGCGAGAGCCGCGTGGCGATGAGCCCGGAGACCGCGAAGAAGCTGATCGGGCTTGGCGCGACCGTGCGGGTGGAAAGCGGCGCTGGTATTGCCGCCGCAATCACCGACGAGGCCTATCGCGAGGCCGGGGCCGAAGTCGGCGACCTGACTGCCACAATTGCGAACGCCGACTGGGTTTTCGGCGTGCAGGCGCCCGACGTGGCCTTGCTTTCGGGCGCAAAGCCGGGCGCCAAGGTCGCTGCCGTATTCGACCCGTTCCGCGACCGCACGCGCACCGACGCCTATGCCGCGGCGGGCTATGAAGCGCTGGCGATGGAACTGATGCCGCGCATCACCCGCGCGCAGTCGATGGATGTGCTGTCCAGCCAGTCTAACCTGTCCGGTTACAAGGCAGTGATCGCCAGTGCCAATATCTATGGCCGGGCCTTCCCGATGATGATGACCGCGGCCGGCACGGTGCAAGCCGCGCGCGTCTTCGTGATGGGCGTGGGCGTCGCGGGGCTTCAGGCCATCGCCACCGCCAAGCGGCTGGGCGCGCAGGTATCCGCCACCGACGTGCGCAGCGCCACGAAAGAGCAGATCAAGTCGCTGGGCGCCAAGCCGATCTTCGTCGAAAAGGTCGAGGGGATCGAGGGCGAAGGCAGCGGCGGCTATGCCACCGAGATGAGCGACGAATACAAGGCCGCGCAGGCGGAACTGGTGTCGAGCCATATCGCCAAGCAGGACATCGTGATCACCACCGCGCTGATCCCGGGCCGCGCGGCGCCGCGGCTGGTCACCGACACGCAGATCGCGACGATGAAGCCGGGCAGCGTGGTCTTCGACCTGGCGGTGGCCCAGGGCGGCAACGTCGAGGGATCGATCCCCGACCAGACGGTCGAGAAGCACGGCGTGAAGATCGTCGGCTTTTCCAACACGCCCGCGCATCTGGCGGCCGACGCTTCGGCGTTGTTCGCGCGCAACCTGTTCAATTTCGTATCCGCCTTCTGGGACAAGGATGCGGGCGGGCCGGTGCTGGACGAAGAGATCGGCACCGCGATCCGCCTGACGCAAGGCGGGAAGATCGTGCACGAAAGGCTTTCGGGCTAA
- a CDS encoding PH domain-containing protein, with amino-acid sequence MGILNATTASANEFAEKHGHALVEGEQVLVVFKTIRDWIAFTDWRVIYVDVQGLTGSKKQYLTVPYRAINAYAIESAGTFDLDAEIKIFLSGHNPIQFKIGRDSDVGGLQRLFADKLNR; translated from the coding sequence GTGGGGATTTTGAATGCGACAACCGCTTCGGCGAACGAATTTGCAGAAAAGCATGGTCATGCCCTCGTAGAAGGCGAGCAAGTGCTGGTGGTCTTTAAGACCATACGCGATTGGATCGCGTTTACCGATTGGCGCGTCATTTACGTGGACGTCCAAGGGCTGACCGGAAGCAAGAAGCAGTATCTGACGGTGCCCTATCGAGCGATCAATGCCTATGCGATTGAAAGTGCGGGTACTTTCGATCTCGACGCCGAGATAAAGATCTTTCTCTCTGGCCATAACCCGATTCAATTCAAAATCGGACGCGATAGTGATGTCGGCGGATTGCAGCGACTGTTTGCTGACAAGCTGAACCGCTGA
- a CDS encoding Nramp family divalent metal transporter, whose product MSEQPSGSLWRHIGPGIVVAATGVGAGDLVATLIAGSRFGYALLWAAILGCIVKIALSEGSARYHLATGSTILAGWQSLGRWTGWYFGIYVVIWGFIYGATAMSATALPLAALFPVLPLTGWAILTGLAGFAFVFFNRYERLEGLIKILVAVMFVVIVSLAVLAAPDLPMLLSGLAVTLPGHSLFYTLGLIGGVGGTVTTAAYGYWAQAKGWNGTGWLPMMRIDNAVAYILTGIFVVAMMIVGAELLYAASIALQSGDRGLLDLSNVLAARFGQPVAAAFLIGFAATAFSSVLGVWHGMSLFFADWYAQFFNRPLPEGPPERSAPFRAYAAWLTFPPMLLLYAQQPFLLAVIYGAFGALFMPFLAVTLLLLLNRRDLPAEARNGWLSNAMLAGSALLFVVLAGQQLWSLFAA is encoded by the coding sequence ATGAGCGAGCAGCCGTCGGGCAGCCTCTGGCGTCACATCGGCCCCGGCATCGTCGTGGCCGCCACCGGCGTGGGCGCGGGCGATCTGGTCGCCACGCTGATCGCGGGATCGCGCTTTGGCTATGCGCTGCTGTGGGCGGCGATATTGGGCTGCATCGTCAAGATCGCGCTGTCCGAAGGATCGGCGCGCTATCACCTTGCGACCGGATCGACGATTCTGGCGGGCTGGCAGTCGCTGGGGCGCTGGACCGGCTGGTATTTCGGCATCTATGTCGTGATCTGGGGCTTCATCTATGGCGCCACCGCGATGAGCGCCACCGCGCTGCCGCTGGCCGCTCTGTTTCCCGTGTTGCCGCTGACCGGATGGGCGATCCTGACCGGGCTGGCGGGTTTCGCCTTCGTATTCTTCAACCGGTATGAGCGGCTGGAAGGGCTGATCAAGATCCTGGTTGCGGTGATGTTCGTCGTGATCGTCAGCCTGGCCGTGCTGGCCGCCCCCGACCTGCCGATGCTGCTGTCGGGGCTGGCGGTGACGCTGCCCGGCCATTCGCTGTTCTACACGCTGGGGCTGATCGGCGGGGTGGGCGGCACGGTGACGACCGCGGCCTATGGATACTGGGCGCAGGCGAAGGGCTGGAACGGCACCGGCTGGCTGCCGATGATGCGGATCGACAATGCGGTCGCCTATATCCTGACCGGCATCTTCGTCGTCGCCATGATGATCGTGGGCGCCGAACTGCTATATGCCGCCAGCATCGCGCTGCAGAGCGGGGACCGGGGCCTGCTGGACCTGTCGAACGTGCTTGCCGCGCGCTTCGGCCAGCCAGTCGCCGCTGCCTTCCTGATCGGTTTCGCCGCGACGGCATTCTCGTCCGTACTGGGCGTGTGGCACGGGATGAGCCTGTTCTTCGCCGACTGGTACGCGCAGTTCTTCAACCGGCCGCTGCCCGAAGGCCCGCCCGAACGCAGCGCGCCGTTTCGCGCCTATGCCGCCTGGCTGACCTTTCCGCCGATGCTGCTGCTTTATGCGCAGCAGCCGTTCCTGCTGGCGGTGATCTATGGCGCGTTCGGCGCGCTGTTCATGCCGTTCCTGGCGGTGACCCTGTTGCTGCTGCTGAACCGCCGGGACCTGCCGGCGGAGGCGCGCAATGGCTGGCTGTCGAACGCGATGCTGGCGGGATCGGCGCTGCTGTTCGTCGTGCTGGCCGGACAGCAATTGTGGAGCCTGTTCGCAGCCTGA
- the asnB gene encoding asparagine synthase (glutamine-hydrolyzing): protein MCGIAGLWARTHHPETVARAEKMADALYHRGPDGRGFHIDDRNALAMIHTRLSIIGLNAGDQPIFGRDSDGTGGMVLTANGEFYDYKRIRGLLRTDGYDFNTKSDSELAIKLYHKHGLDFVHHLRGEFAFAIFDEAKQQLILVRDRFGIRPLFCHVGDAGVFWGSEIKAMLAHPDVPRELDPRAQLHQMMQVMVPGMTLWKGIEAVKPGHMLIVSRDGDGFAVEERRYWDADFPLDGEHDDLPDEEHIENVRKALVESIALRLEADVPVACYLSGGIDSCSILGMAAAIQQSPVKAFTIGFDDARYDETSIATEMAEMVGADQGILRVSAADLYGQNFEDAVYYSERTFYNTLGVAKMLMSKHVTENGYKVVITGEGSDELFGGYAQFKADYFLHDPAYAETAAGAEMKERNKIFSGSVLAEETISHPAFEEVMGFTPSWIQPWMLVYERVKPLLSDEFVEKLDGYDPVAAIAYSLDKSMLDGRHVLDKVQYSWIKTMLEGQILNWGGDRVDMANSLESRPAFLDHHVAELAMRIPPSVRIRDGIEKWVVREAMKHVLPEVLYKREKFAFMAPPAHTSDEKGREIDLLLDKWLSSDRIAQHGIFDEDKLRASIAEYKQSDDHTANTRKDIILNHAIALHAIEELI from the coding sequence ATGTGCGGAATTGCCGGGCTGTGGGCCCGCACCCATCACCCCGAAACCGTCGCCCGCGCCGAGAAGATGGCCGATGCGCTCTATCACCGCGGGCCGGATGGGCGCGGCTTTCACATCGATGACCGCAATGCGCTGGCGATGATCCATACGCGGCTGTCGATCATCGGGCTGAACGCGGGCGACCAGCCGATCTTCGGCCGCGACAGCGATGGCACCGGCGGCATGGTGCTGACCGCGAACGGCGAGTTCTACGACTACAAGCGCATCCGCGGCCTGCTGCGCACCGATGGCTATGATTTCAACACCAAGTCCGACAGTGAGCTGGCGATCAAGCTTTATCACAAGCACGGCCTTGATTTCGTGCACCATTTGCGCGGAGAATTCGCCTTCGCCATATTTGACGAGGCGAAGCAGCAGCTGATCCTTGTGCGCGACAGGTTCGGTATTCGACCGCTGTTTTGCCACGTGGGTGATGCGGGCGTGTTCTGGGGCAGCGAGATCAAGGCGATGCTGGCGCATCCCGATGTCCCGCGCGAACTCGATCCGCGCGCGCAATTACACCAGATGATGCAGGTGATGGTCCCCGGCATGACGCTGTGGAAGGGGATCGAGGCGGTGAAGCCCGGCCACATGCTGATCGTCAGCCGCGACGGCGACGGCTTCGCGGTGGAAGAGCGCCGCTATTGGGACGCCGACTTTCCGCTGGACGGCGAGCATGACGACCTGCCCGACGAAGAGCATATCGAGAATGTCCGCAAGGCTTTGGTCGAATCCATCGCCCTGCGGCTGGAGGCCGATGTGCCGGTCGCCTGCTACCTGTCCGGCGGCATCGACAGCTGCTCGATCCTTGGCATGGCGGCGGCGATCCAGCAATCGCCGGTCAAGGCCTTCACCATCGGCTTTGACGATGCGCGCTATGACGAAACCTCGATCGCGACCGAAATGGCCGAGATGGTCGGCGCGGACCAGGGCATATTGCGCGTGTCCGCCGCCGATCTCTATGGCCAGAATTTCGAGGATGCGGTCTATTATTCGGAACGCACCTTTTACAACACGCTGGGCGTCGCCAAGATGCTGATGTCCAAGCACGTGACCGAAAACGGCTACAAGGTGGTGATCACGGGCGAGGGCAGCGACGAGCTGTTCGGCGGCTATGCCCAGTTCAAGGCCGATTATTTCCTTCACGACCCCGCCTACGCCGAAACCGCCGCAGGGGCCGAGATGAAGGAGCGCAACAAGATCTTCTCAGGATCGGTGCTGGCGGAGGAGACCATCAGCCATCCTGCGTTCGAGGAGGTGATGGGTTTCACCCCCAGCTGGATCCAGCCGTGGATGCTGGTCTACGAACGGGTGAAGCCGCTGCTGTCGGACGAATTCGTCGAAAAGCTCGATGGCTACGATCCGGTTGCGGCAATTGCCTACAGTCTCGACAAGTCGATGCTCGACGGGCGGCATGTGCTCGACAAGGTGCAGTACAGCTGGATCAAGACCATGCTGGAAGGCCAGATCCTGAACTGGGGCGGCGACCGTGTGGACATGGCGAACAGCCTGGAATCGCGCCCCGCTTTCCTCGACCATCATGTCGCAGAGCTCGCCATGCGCATCCCGCCATCGGTTCGCATCCGCGACGGGATCGAGAAATGGGTGGTGCGCGAGGCGATGAAGCACGTGCTGCCCGAGGTGCTCTACAAGCGCGAGAAATTCGCCTTCATGGCCCCGCCCGCGCACACCAGCGACGAGAAAGGGCGCGAGATCGACCTGCTGCTGGACAAATGGCTGTCGTCGGACAGGATCGCCCAGCACGGCATCTTCGACGAGGATAAATTGCGCGCCAGCATTGCCGAATACAAGCAGTCGGACGATCACACCGCGAACACGCGCAAGGACATCATCCTGAACCACGCGATTGCGCTTCACGCGATCGAGGAACTGATCTGA
- a CDS encoding aspartate carbamoyltransferase translates to MNDIQSASQLDHRADPQRKAGVLGNCPDPRDLLAMSPKLDLDVLDRLHNCSILSAAQFDLPLMQELSKLAACLQLRKFPAGHALDDKIMAAAFFEPSTRTRLSFESAMLHVGGKTMSVADAKTTGVAKGESMRDIGQMFNSYADIVVVRHTQQQALQQLTEYMRVPLINGGNGSDEHPTQALADWYALMKWRPELAFGTLPEQFRLTIGIIGTPGNMRTVKSFLTLALLFHRNINHITIFSEMADPLGTELRALTNASPITIDFSRNLKQSLEYLDVIYMNAIAFLGDGYRFFGDEFSLSSQSQLKTDTVILHPLARGDELGTCLDDTDHNLYFNQADGAVWLRQALLLAIFGRVRNIVPRELIK, encoded by the coding sequence GTGAACGACATCCAATCCGCCAGCCAGCTCGACCACCGCGCCGACCCACAGCGCAAAGCCGGGGTGCTGGGCAATTGCCCCGACCCGCGCGATCTGCTCGCAATGTCGCCAAAGCTCGATCTCGACGTGCTCGACCGGCTGCATAATTGCTCGATCCTGTCGGCGGCGCAGTTCGACCTGCCGCTGATGCAGGAATTGTCGAAGCTGGCCGCCTGTCTACAGCTGCGCAAATTTCCCGCCGGCCATGCGCTGGACGACAAGATCATGGCCGCCGCCTTCTTCGAACCGTCCACCCGAACGCGCCTGTCGTTCGAAAGCGCGATGCTCCACGTCGGCGGCAAGACGATGAGCGTGGCCGACGCCAAGACCACCGGCGTCGCCAAGGGCGAATCGATGCGCGACATCGGGCAGATGTTCAACAGCTACGCCGACATCGTCGTGGTCCGGCACACGCAGCAGCAGGCGCTGCAGCAGCTGACAGAATATATGCGTGTTCCGCTGATCAATGGCGGCAACGGGTCGGACGAACATCCGACGCAGGCGCTGGCCGACTGGTACGCGCTGATGAAATGGCGGCCTGAGCTGGCGTTCGGCACCTTGCCCGAACAGTTCCGCCTGACCATCGGCATCATCGGCACGCCGGGCAATATGCGCACGGTGAAGAGCTTCCTCACGCTGGCGCTGCTGTTCCACAGGAACATCAATCATATCACCATCTTCTCGGAAATGGCGGACCCGCTGGGCACGGAGTTGCGCGCGCTGACCAATGCCAGCCCGATCACCATCGATTTCAGCCGGAACCTGAAGCAGAGCCTCGAATATCTCGACGTCATCTACATGAACGCCATTGCATTCCTGGGCGATGGATATCGCTTCTTCGGCGACGAGTTCTCGCTGTCGTCGCAAAGCCAGCTGAAGACCGACACGGTCATCCTGCATCCGCTGGCGCGCGGGGACGAGCTTGGCACCTGCCTCGATGACACCGACCACAATCTCTATTTCAACCAGGCGGATGGCGCGGTCTGGCTGCGCCAGGCGCTGCTGCTCGCCATTTTCGGGCGGGTGCGCAACATCGTGCCCCGCGAACTCATCAAGTAA